One Cyanobacteriota bacterium genomic window carries:
- a CDS encoding co-chaperone GroES: protein MATAEAKTSNRKLKPINDKIVVQKAEPETKTDGGIYLPSSSQEKPLEGIVIAVGPGPRNDKGERQELQIKEGERVLYSKYSGTEFKQNGKELLIISEKDILAIIEG, encoded by the coding sequence ATGGCAACAGCAGAAGCAAAAACATCTAATAGAAAACTCAAGCCCATCAACGATAAAATCGTTGTGCAAAAAGCGGAACCTGAGACAAAAACAGATGGCGGGATATATTTACCGAGCAGTTCACAAGAGAAACCACTAGAGGGAATTGTTATTGCAGTTGGACCTGGTCCTCGCAATGACAAAGGTGAAAGACAAGAATTGCAAATCAAAGAAGGTGAGAGAGTTCTTTATTCTAAGTACTCTGGAACTGAATTTAAACAAAACGGCAAAGAACTTCTGATCATTTCAGAGAAAGATATTCTTGCAATCATCGAAGGTTAA
- the groL gene encoding chaperonin GroEL (60 kDa chaperone family; promotes refolding of misfolded polypeptides especially under stressful conditions; forms two stacked rings of heptamers to form a barrel-shaped 14mer; ends can be capped by GroES; misfolded proteins enter the barrel where they are refolded when GroES binds), whose protein sequence is MAKKILRKDEARRALANGVQIVADIVSVTLGPAGRNVVLEKKFGAPQSIRDGVTIVKEITELEDPFESAGAALLKEAATKTNDIAGDGTTTSTVLAGAIVEAGMRHLAAKANPVLLKRGMDKACEFIVTEFKQMSKEVKSSRDIEQVATISAANDSQIGQLIAEAMEKVGKDGVITIEESKSMTTELEVVEGMQFDKGYISPYFVNNTERMEANLEDPYILAVDKKISTAHDLVPTLEAVARSGRPLLIIAEDVEGEALAALVINTLRQTIKVAAVKAPGFGDRRKAMLEDIAIMTGAKVVSEDLDMKLADISIEDLGVARKVVVSKDKTIIVATENTKDEVASRLAQIDKLIADSDSDYDKEKLNERKAKLSGGVAVIKVGAATEPELKDRKLRLEDALNATRAAVEEGIIPGGGTTQVKASQKLEAKLSDYDGEERLGAEIIVQALRKPTMQIAQNAGFSGEVVIERVLSEKDNVGFNAAVGQYVDMFDAGIVDPAKVARTSLQNAVSVAGQILLTDAIVVEIKDSNSMAGMPAGAGMHGMM, encoded by the coding sequence ATGGCTAAAAAAATACTTAGAAAAGACGAAGCACGTAGAGCATTAGCAAATGGTGTACAAATTGTCGCTGATATAGTATCAGTAACACTTGGACCAGCTGGTAGAAACGTAGTACTCGAGAAAAAATTTGGTGCACCACAATCAATTCGTGATGGTGTCACTATCGTTAAAGAGATCACAGAACTTGAAGATCCATTTGAAAGTGCTGGAGCAGCTTTACTTAAAGAAGCAGCTACCAAAACTAACGATATCGCAGGTGACGGTACAACAACTTCGACTGTACTTGCTGGTGCAATCGTAGAAGCTGGCATGAGACACCTCGCTGCAAAAGCCAACCCTGTTCTTCTCAAAAGAGGAATGGATAAGGCTTGTGAATTTATTGTTACTGAGTTCAAACAAATGTCAAAAGAAGTTAAGTCTTCTCGTGACATAGAACAAGTAGCTACTATCTCTGCAGCAAACGATTCGCAAATAGGTCAGTTGATTGCTGAAGCGATGGAGAAAGTGGGTAAAGACGGTGTTATAACTATCGAAGAATCTAAATCAATGACTACAGAACTTGAAGTTGTTGAAGGAATGCAATTCGATAAAGGATATATCTCACCCTACTTCGTAAACAACACAGAGAGAATGGAAGCTAATTTAGAAGATCCATATATCCTTGCTGTAGACAAAAAAATCAGTACTGCCCATGACCTTGTTCCTACTCTTGAAGCAGTAGCAAGATCTGGTAGACCATTATTGATCATTGCTGAAGATGTTGAAGGTGAAGCACTTGCTGCACTTGTAATCAATACTCTAAGACAAACAATCAAAGTAGCTGCCGTTAAAGCTCCTGGTTTTGGTGATAGACGTAAAGCAATGCTTGAAGATATCGCAATAATGACTGGTGCCAAAGTAGTTTCTGAAGATCTTGACATGAAACTTGCAGACATAAGCATCGAAGATCTTGGTGTTGCACGCAAGGTAGTTGTCAGCAAAGACAAAACTATCATTGTTGCTACGGAAAACACTAAAGATGAAGTTGCTTCAAGACTTGCTCAAATCGATAAGTTAATAGCTGACAGTGATTCCGACTACGACAAAGAAAAACTTAACGAGCGTAAAGCTAAGTTGAGTGGTGGCGTTGCAGTAATCAAAGTTGGTGCAGCTACCGAGCCTGAACTGAAAGATCGTAAGTTAAGACTTGAAGATGCGCTTAACGCTACTCGCGCAGCTGTTGAAGAAGGGATTATACCTGGTGGTGGAACAACTCAAGTTAAAGCATCTCAAAAATTAGAAGCTAAGCTTTCTGATTATGATGGTGAAGAAAGACTTGGAGCTGAAATCATTGTTCAAGCACTTCGCAAGCCTACTATGCAGATTGCACAAAACGCCGGTTTCTCTGGCGAAGTTGTAATTGAAAGAGTATTGTCCGAAAAAGACAATGTTGGTTTCAATGCTGCTGTTGGACAGTATGTTGATATGTTTGACGCTGGTATTGTTGACCCAGCTAAAGTAGCTCGTACTTCACTGCAAAACGCTGTTTCAGTTGCTGGTCAAATCCTGCTTACTGATGCAATCGTAGTTGAAATCAAAGACTCAAACTCAATGGCTGGAATGCCAGCTGGCGCAGGAATGCACGGCATGATGTAA